In Aquila chrysaetos chrysaetos chromosome 2, bAquChr1.4, whole genome shotgun sequence, the following are encoded in one genomic region:
- the LOC115336985 gene encoding serine protease inhibitor 2.1-like isoform X1, whose protein sequence is MKYLLCLCLLLAVLCAITHCHHEDICLEVSNTNLRDGTENLLTHNCNKQVSNYADFVFRFYKQAISKEADKNVFFSPVSISTAFAMLAIGAKSTTLSQIFEGLGFDGLTEIRMHDIHKSFHKVLAVLNCTDVNITLNIGNALFTAIGYKPQETFLQNTRQFYDAEFFSSNFNKPEEAKKQINKYVEEKTKGKIPELIGHLDASTVLVLVNYIYFKAAWEKPFDSLHTYEDDFFVNTNVSVRVNMMQRDSNYDSYYDQDLSCEVVELPYQGTARALLILPDDGKMKQVEDALSKETVCKWDNRLVTRRLDLRLPKISISGSYDVKNLFQEMGITEVFSSNADLSGISGSRNLRVSQAIHKALLEVNEAGTEAAGATAIIVTRVLHPSVTIKFNRPFLILISDKETSTTLFMGKIVNPTKK, encoded by the exons atgaagtATCTCCTGTGCCTGTGTTTACTCCTTGCTGTTCTTTGTGCCATAACCCATTGCCACCATGAAGACATTTGCCTTGAAGTCAGTAATACTAATCTGCGTGATGGAACAGAAAATTTATTAACACATAACTGTAACAAGCAAGTTTCTAACTATGCAGATTTTGTATTTAGATTTTACAAGCAGGCTATATCAAAAGAAgctgataaaaatgttttcttttctcccgTGAGCATCTCCACTGCCTTTGCCATGCTGGCTATTGGTGCTAAGTCAACAACCCTGTCTCAGATTTTTGAAGGACTGGGCTTTGACGGTCTGACTGAGATTCGCATGCATGATATACACAAAAGTTTTCATAAAGTTTTAGCAGTACTGAACTGTACTGACGTTAACATCACATTAAATATAGGGAATGCCCTTTTTACAGCTATTGGGTATAAACCACAGGagacatttttacaaaataccAGACAATTTTAtgatgcagaatttttttctagcaaTTTCAATAAACCAGAAGAAGCTAAGAAGCAAATCAATAAATATGTAGAGGAGAAAACCAAGGGGAAAATTCCTGAATTAATTGGTCATCTTGATGCAAGTACTGTATTGGTTCTTGTtaactacatttattttaaag CTGCCTGGGAAAAGCCTTTTGATTCTTTGCATACATATGAGGATGATTTTTTTGTGAACACAAATGTATCTGTTAGAGTCAACATGATGCAGCGTGACAGTAACTATGACAGTTACTACGACCAGGATCTCTCTTGCGAGGTGGTAGAGCTGCCTTACCAGGGCACTGCACGAGCATTGCTCATTCTGCCTGATGATGGAAAGATGAAGCAAGTGGAAGATGCTCTCTCCAAGGAAACTGTTTGTAAATGGGATAACAGACTTGTGACCAG GAGATTAGACCTGCGGTTACCAAAGATTTCTATTAGTGGGTCTTATGATGTTAAAAACCTCTTCCAGGAAATGGGCATTACTGAAGTATTCTCTAGTAATGCTGATCTGTCTGGAATTAGTGGCAGCCGTAATCTTCGGGTTTCACAA GCAATTCACAAGGCCCTGCTGGAAGTTAATGAGGCTGGAACTGAGGCTGCAGGAGCCACCGCCATAATTGTTACCAGAGTTCTGCATCCTTCTGTTACCATCAAATTCAACAGGCCCTTCCTTATCTTGATTTCTGACAAAGAAACCAGCACCACACTTTTCATGGGGAAAATTGTCAATCCTACTAAGAAGTAA
- the LOC115336985 gene encoding serine proteinase inhibitor A3K-like isoform X2, which yields MKTFALNNFNKPEEAKKQINKYVEEKTKGKIPELIGHLDASTVLVLVNYIYFKAAWEKPFDSLHTYEDDFFVNTNVSVRVNMMQRDSNYDSYYDQDLSCEVVELPYQGTARALLILPDDGKMKQVEDALSKETVCKWDNRLVTRRLDLRLPKISISGSYDVKNLFQEMGITEVFSSNADLSGISGSRNLRVSQAIHKALLEVNEAGTEAAGATAIIVTRVLHPSVTIKFNRPFLILISDKETSTTLFMGKIVNPTKK from the exons ATGAAGACATTTGCCTTGAA caaTTTCAATAAACCAGAAGAAGCTAAGAAGCAAATCAATAAATATGTAGAGGAGAAAACCAAGGGGAAAATTCCTGAATTAATTGGTCATCTTGATGCAAGTACTGTATTGGTTCTTGTtaactacatttattttaaag CTGCCTGGGAAAAGCCTTTTGATTCTTTGCATACATATGAGGATGATTTTTTTGTGAACACAAATGTATCTGTTAGAGTCAACATGATGCAGCGTGACAGTAACTATGACAGTTACTACGACCAGGATCTCTCTTGCGAGGTGGTAGAGCTGCCTTACCAGGGCACTGCACGAGCATTGCTCATTCTGCCTGATGATGGAAAGATGAAGCAAGTGGAAGATGCTCTCTCCAAGGAAACTGTTTGTAAATGGGATAACAGACTTGTGACCAG GAGATTAGACCTGCGGTTACCAAAGATTTCTATTAGTGGGTCTTATGATGTTAAAAACCTCTTCCAGGAAATGGGCATTACTGAAGTATTCTCTAGTAATGCTGATCTGTCTGGAATTAGTGGCAGCCGTAATCTTCGGGTTTCACAA GCAATTCACAAGGCCCTGCTGGAAGTTAATGAGGCTGGAACTGAGGCTGCAGGAGCCACCGCCATAATTGTTACCAGAGTTCTGCATCCTTCTGTTACCATCAAATTCAACAGGCCCTTCCTTATCTTGATTTCTGACAAAGAAACCAGCACCACACTTTTCATGGGGAAAATTGTCAATCCTACTAAGAAGTAA